In a genomic window of Nocardiopsis mwathae:
- the cas5e gene encoding type I-E CRISPR-associated protein Cas5/CasD — protein MSVLALCLAGPLQAWGSSARFARRTTENVPTKSGVLGMLAAAQGRDRAADVSDLAELRFGVRVDQRGTRIRDFQTAHHTETGNAMPVSERFYLADAVFVAGVEGDGDLIAALHRAVRSPVYLPYLGRRSCPPSRPVDIGAFDGTDAVLEDVFRSVEWQAAEHHRRRRSGERRVALPVFMDAAEGDREKNSRRDLPVSFDPRHRRYALRDVKADTVEVPNPTHRAPAAPSHHDPMPPLGGD, from the coding sequence GTGAGCGTACTCGCGCTGTGCTTGGCCGGCCCGCTACAGGCGTGGGGCTCGTCCGCCCGCTTCGCACGGCGTACCACGGAGAACGTCCCTACCAAGAGCGGCGTGCTGGGGATGCTCGCCGCCGCGCAGGGGCGTGACCGTGCCGCCGACGTGTCCGACCTGGCCGAGCTGCGGTTCGGCGTACGGGTCGACCAGCGGGGCACCCGGATACGCGACTTCCAGACCGCCCACCACACTGAGACCGGCAACGCGATGCCGGTCTCGGAGCGCTTCTACCTGGCCGACGCCGTCTTCGTCGCGGGAGTGGAGGGAGACGGCGACCTGATCGCCGCCCTGCACCGCGCGGTCCGTTCGCCCGTCTACCTGCCCTACCTCGGGCGCCGGTCCTGCCCGCCGTCCCGTCCCGTCGATATCGGGGCGTTCGACGGCACCGACGCCGTCCTTGAGGACGTGTTCCGCAGCGTCGAATGGCAGGCCGCCGAACACCACCGGAGGAGGCGTAGCGGGGAGCGCCGGGTCGCGCTACCCGTCTTCATGGACGCTGCGGAGGGGGACCGGGAGAAGAACAGCCGGCGCGACCTGCCCGTGAGCTTCGACCCCCGGCACCGCCGCTACGCGCTCCGAGACGTGAAGGCCGACACGGTCGAGGTTCCCAACCCCACCCACCGGGCGCCCGCGGCCCCCTCCCACCACGATCCGATGCCCCCTCTTGGAGGCGACTGA
- the cas6e gene encoding type I-E CRISPR-associated protein Cas6/Cse3/CasE has protein sequence MYLTRFRVNTARVGARKLLSSPQSLHAAVMGGFPGILPSAGGSPRVLWRLDRNARAEVLLYVVSPDKPDLTHLVEDAGWPTLPEVGWETRDYMPFLDRLAVGDVWGFRLTANPVHSVRVEGKEDKEKHDTKPTPHVTPRHQMRWLLQREERSGFQVVRKAAEQERLPDGDDCELVVWGAQRLRFRKTGSAERAGGRGASDVRLTTVTFDGRLQVTDPAKLRHTLTAGLGRAKAYGCGLMTLAPVASAGATQRRSA, from the coding sequence ATGTACCTCACGCGCTTTCGCGTCAACACCGCGCGAGTGGGGGCGCGCAAACTCCTTTCCTCGCCGCAATCGCTGCATGCTGCGGTGATGGGCGGGTTTCCCGGAATCCTGCCCAGCGCGGGTGGATCCCCGCGGGTGCTGTGGCGGCTGGACCGCAACGCCCGCGCGGAGGTGCTGCTCTATGTGGTCAGCCCGGACAAGCCCGACCTGACCCATCTCGTGGAGGACGCAGGCTGGCCCACGCTGCCCGAGGTCGGGTGGGAGACCCGCGACTACATGCCGTTCCTGGACCGCTTGGCGGTCGGCGATGTGTGGGGGTTCCGACTCACCGCGAATCCGGTGCACTCCGTCCGCGTCGAAGGCAAGGAGGACAAGGAGAAACACGACACGAAACCCACGCCGCACGTCACACCTCGCCACCAGATGCGCTGGCTGCTGCAGCGCGAGGAACGCTCGGGCTTTCAGGTGGTGCGCAAGGCGGCTGAGCAGGAACGGCTGCCGGACGGCGACGACTGCGAGCTGGTGGTGTGGGGCGCGCAGCGGCTGCGGTTCCGCAAGACGGGTTCGGCGGAGAGGGCCGGAGGCCGAGGCGCCTCCGACGTCAGGTTGACGACCGTGACGTTCGACGGTCGGCTCCAGGTCACCGACCCGGCCAAGCTGCGACACACCCTCACCGCCGGCCTCGGCCGCGCCAAGGCGTACGGGTGCGGGCTGATGACACTGGCGCCCGTCGCCTCAGCGGGTGCGACCCAGAGGCGGTCGGCGTGA
- the cas1e gene encoding type I-E CRISPR-associated endonuclease Cas1e — MTVSKRGASTPRELARVKDRVSFVYLERCTVHRDANAITAEDSEGVRHIPSATIGTLLLGPGTRVTHQAMSVLGECGAGVVWVGEHGVRYYAGGRALTRSSALAEAQAVAWANRRTRLDVARAMYRLRFPDEDPAGATRRELLGREGDRVKACYRRESARTGVPWHGRQYVPGDFTVGDPPNQGVTAAAQCMYGVAQAVVAALGCSPSLGFVHSGHELSFVMDVADLYKTDVAIPVAFDVAAAGAEDVGSRTRRAIRDRINEAGLLERCVRDIKHLLLAETADDVADSGEDRVGLQSDRGIQVEAGRNYGSDGDSAELWDVMW, encoded by the coding sequence GTGACGGTGAGCAAGCGGGGGGCTTCCACACCTCGTGAGCTGGCCAGAGTCAAGGACCGTGTCTCCTTCGTCTACCTGGAACGGTGCACGGTCCACCGAGATGCGAATGCCATCACCGCCGAGGACAGCGAGGGTGTTCGGCACATTCCTTCCGCGACGATCGGCACCCTCCTCCTGGGGCCCGGGACCCGCGTCACCCACCAGGCAATGAGCGTCCTCGGCGAGTGCGGGGCCGGGGTGGTGTGGGTCGGGGAGCATGGCGTGCGCTACTACGCGGGCGGCCGCGCCCTCACCCGGTCCTCAGCGCTCGCGGAGGCACAGGCGGTGGCGTGGGCCAACCGCAGGACGCGCTTGGACGTCGCGCGTGCGATGTACAGGCTGCGCTTCCCCGACGAGGATCCGGCGGGCGCCACACGCCGGGAACTGCTCGGCCGGGAAGGCGACCGCGTCAAGGCGTGCTATCGACGTGAGTCGGCACGTACAGGCGTCCCCTGGCATGGTCGACAGTACGTGCCGGGCGACTTCACTGTCGGCGACCCACCCAACCAGGGGGTCACTGCGGCCGCCCAGTGCATGTACGGAGTGGCCCAGGCTGTCGTCGCCGCGCTCGGGTGTTCTCCCAGCCTCGGGTTCGTCCACTCCGGCCATGAGCTGTCCTTCGTCATGGACGTCGCTGACTTGTACAAGACGGACGTTGCGATCCCCGTCGCCTTCGACGTCGCGGCGGCGGGGGCGGAAGACGTGGGGTCGCGGACCAGGCGGGCGATCCGGGACCGGATCAACGAGGCCGGGCTGCTGGAAAGGTGCGTTCGCGATATCAAGCACCTGCTTCTTGCCGAGACGGCCGACGATGTGGCGGACAGCGGCGAAGACCGAGTCGGCCTCCAATCCGATCGCGGCATACAGGTGGAAGCGGGGCGCAATTACGGATCGGACGGTGACTCGGCTGAGCTCTGGGACGTGATGTGGTGA
- the cas2e gene encoding type I-E CRISPR-associated endoribonuclease Cas2e — translation MTVIVLTLCPEGLRGFLTRWLLEISPGVFIGSPSARIRDILWTEVRLYAGNGRALLVYSAPNEQGFTFETFEHKWEPIDHEGLTLIHRPHQQSSAKAEGEGKRKNWSKAGRHRRFGRK, via the coding sequence GTGACCGTCATCGTTCTCACGCTCTGCCCGGAGGGCCTCCGCGGTTTTCTGACCAGGTGGTTACTGGAGATATCCCCCGGCGTATTCATCGGAAGTCCCTCTGCGCGTATCCGCGACATTTTGTGGACCGAAGTGCGCCTGTACGCGGGCAATGGCCGTGCCCTGTTGGTCTACAGCGCCCCGAATGAGCAAGGGTTCACGTTCGAAACCTTCGAGCACAAGTGGGAGCCGATTGACCATGAGGGCCTCACGCTCATCCACCGTCCTCACCAGCAGTCCAGTGCGAAAGCTGAGGGTGAAGGGAAACGAAAGAACTGGAGTAAGGCGGGGCGACATCGCCGTTTTGGGAGAAAATGA
- a CDS encoding DUF4386 domain-containing protein, translated as MIAPRTLARIAGTLYLLVSAFTIFAGVVNMRIVEAGDAAATADNIGASAALFRLGFVSELVGAVFFLSTAMALYLLLKHVDQRVAAAMVTVVAVSVAIQCLNLLNQNAALMIATGQAYEDTLGPDSADRLALLFTDLYHDGYLIAQTFFGLWLLPLGYLVVKSGYFPKMLGYLLMVGACGHLADVFARLLAPDFGAAISLYVMTPAAIAEISFMLWLVVRGVRTPEPDRARPVAARSEIP; from the coding sequence ATGATCGCTCCCCGGACGCTCGCCAGGATCGCGGGGACCCTGTACCTGCTGGTCTCCGCCTTCACCATCTTCGCCGGGGTGGTGAACATGCGCATCGTCGAGGCGGGGGACGCGGCGGCCACGGCCGACAACATCGGCGCCTCGGCCGCACTCTTCCGTCTCGGCTTCGTCAGCGAGCTGGTGGGAGCCGTGTTCTTCCTGTCCACGGCCATGGCGCTGTACCTGCTGCTCAAGCACGTCGACCAGCGGGTCGCCGCGGCGATGGTCACCGTCGTCGCGGTCAGTGTCGCGATCCAGTGCCTGAACCTGCTCAACCAGAACGCCGCGCTGATGATCGCCACCGGCCAGGCCTACGAGGACACCCTCGGCCCGGACAGCGCCGACCGGCTCGCCCTGCTGTTCACCGACCTGTACCACGACGGCTACCTCATCGCCCAGACGTTCTTCGGCCTGTGGCTGCTGCCGCTGGGCTACCTGGTCGTGAAGTCCGGCTACTTCCCCAAGATGCTGGGCTACCTGCTGATGGTCGGAGCCTGCGGCCACCTGGCCGACGTGTTCGCACGGCTGCTGGCCCCGGACTTCGGCGCGGCGATCTCGCTGTACGTCATGACCCCGGCGGCGATCGCGGAGATCTCGTTCATGCTGTGGCTGGTGGTGAGAGGAGTCCGCACACCGGAACCGGATAGGGCGAGGCCCGTCGCCGCGCGCTCCGAGATCCCCTGA
- a CDS encoding NAD(P)-dependent oxidoreductase: MESNVTGDVGKPGTGKRMCIIGASGKLGRYMVHHALDRGYEVVGVCRERSTGKLADVADRITVIPGATDDREVVSHAVEGCDAVLTVLVPFGVDHYASGTAQAVLDHARPGARLVFSCGWHISRDGRDVYPWKLRMEVAVFGPLAKLIRFVDVDDQVEACRRVFDSDARWTVVRGSDLEEGDSQGLPVWSRHVGDPVLASNRTRRVDYARFMVEAVENDALIHEAPAIVGRLTPSALAHARTGGRS; the protein is encoded by the coding sequence ATGGAATCGAACGTGACAGGCGATGTCGGAAAGCCGGGCACCGGAAAGAGGATGTGCATCATCGGCGCGTCCGGGAAGCTCGGGCGCTACATGGTGCACCACGCCCTGGACCGCGGTTACGAGGTGGTGGGCGTGTGCCGGGAACGGAGCACGGGCAAGCTCGCCGACGTCGCGGACCGGATCACCGTGATCCCCGGCGCCACCGACGACCGCGAGGTCGTCTCCCATGCCGTGGAGGGGTGCGACGCCGTGCTCACGGTGCTGGTGCCGTTCGGGGTGGACCACTACGCGTCCGGCACCGCCCAGGCCGTGCTCGACCACGCGCGGCCGGGCGCCCGCCTGGTGTTCTCCTGCGGCTGGCACATCAGCCGCGACGGCAGGGACGTCTACCCCTGGAAGTTGCGGATGGAGGTGGCCGTGTTCGGGCCGCTGGCGAAGCTGATCAGGTTCGTGGACGTGGACGACCAAGTGGAGGCGTGCCGACGCGTCTTCGACAGCGATGCACGGTGGACGGTGGTGCGCGGCAGCGATCTGGAGGAGGGCGACAGCCAGGGGCTGCCCGTATGGAGCCGACACGTGGGGGATCCGGTGCTCGCGAGCAACCGGACCCGCCGCGTGGACTACGCCCGCTTCATGGTCGAGGCAGTGGAGAACGACGCCCTGATCCACGAGGCTCCGGCCATCGTCGGCCGACTGACCCCCTCGGCACTTGCCCACGCCCGCACCGGCGGCCGGTCATGA